The Nitrospira sp. genome window below encodes:
- a CDS encoding GGDEF domain-containing protein, protein MASEELPTVNLQPTPDHTLPSTNQQWESLHQLLAAVVACQDEHDIVKALTRQLHELIPTDAIGIARSSCAHVRLWSIDQSRETEARLRRYLLRRLGHVASDTPQRAKPRRPGRSGHLSLVPSSACTFLEPDETPTNAHEIPLALGQEERGLFFVQRNGTESFSEWERQALHIVGTVLAVSLQNAESGRFRRDLDRSDPLTDMLNSHAFDDALTRELRVGQRYGVTACLLVIGLDYFRTVNDRLGYEAGDQVLRSAAVVIREMVRDTDIVGRCGGDTFGVVLPHTERRQACHLAERLRERIERHLFVSQFGQVRITASMGLAAVPDFGVATSLDWATAAGSALKEAKAQGKNCVAVHAPQPPALACVGALSLAA, encoded by the coding sequence ATGGCAAGCGAGGAGCTGCCGACAGTCAATTTACAACCAACCCCCGATCACACGCTGCCTTCGACCAATCAGCAATGGGAATCGCTCCATCAGTTGCTTGCCGCGGTGGTTGCCTGCCAAGACGAACACGACATCGTTAAGGCGTTGACAAGGCAGTTGCATGAACTGATCCCTACGGATGCGATCGGAATCGCTCGATCAAGTTGTGCACATGTCCGGCTCTGGTCGATTGATCAGAGCCGAGAAACAGAGGCACGTCTCCGTCGCTACCTCCTTCGACGGCTTGGTCATGTTGCGTCCGATACGCCTCAACGTGCAAAGCCTCGACGGCCGGGTCGCTCCGGACATCTCTCGCTCGTGCCAAGCTCAGCATGCACGTTCCTTGAGCCGGATGAAACACCGACGAACGCTCATGAGATACCCTTGGCATTAGGACAGGAAGAGAGGGGTCTGTTCTTTGTTCAGCGAAACGGCACCGAGTCGTTCAGCGAGTGGGAAAGACAGGCTCTTCACATCGTTGGCACGGTCCTGGCGGTGTCTCTTCAAAATGCAGAATCGGGTCGATTTCGACGAGATCTCGATCGTAGCGACCCGTTGACCGACATGCTGAATAGCCATGCATTCGATGATGCCTTGACCCGTGAATTGCGGGTCGGGCAACGCTACGGAGTCACGGCCTGTCTGTTGGTGATCGGACTCGATTACTTCAGAACGGTCAATGATCGCCTTGGCTACGAAGCCGGAGATCAGGTGCTCCGATCGGCAGCGGTTGTGATACGCGAGATGGTGCGCGACACTGATATCGTGGGGCGATGCGGAGGCGACACATTTGGAGTGGTGCTCCCGCATACGGAGAGACGGCAGGCCTGTCATCTTGCGGAGCGATTGCGAGAGCGGATCGAGCGGCACCTGTTTGTCAGTCAATTTGGGCAGGTTCGTATTACGGCGAGCATGGGGTTAGCGGCGGTTCCAGATTTCGGCGTCGCGACGAGCTTGGATTGGGCGACGGCTGCCGGGTCTGCATTAAAGGAAGCGAAGGCTCAAGGAAAGAACTGCGTTGCCGTCCATGCGCCGCAACCGCCGGCTTTGGCCTGTGTCGGTGCACTCAGTCTGGCGGCATGA
- a CDS encoding PilZ domain-containing protein, protein MTSLGTTSSVQPVEISQDERREWIRIDDRILMEYHMVTESGRALPITVAPPSAQSISEAVMKPTAELLARSGESVMGSPMLPWIMKVDYLLEVILNALAASRPETVNIARLTDVNLSGGGVGFVASRDFMSGDQLILKLFLPPFTPIQTTVRVIRSEPLAQGQEFMIATEFIDLKPDDQEHLIRHILQTQAERLRSRRKAST, encoded by the coding sequence ATGACGTCACTCGGTACAACATCGTCGGTTCAGCCGGTCGAGATCTCACAGGACGAACGGCGCGAATGGATCCGAATCGACGATCGCATATTGATGGAATATCACATGGTGACCGAGTCGGGGAGGGCGCTTCCCATAACGGTGGCACCTCCGAGCGCTCAGTCGATTTCTGAAGCGGTGATGAAACCCACGGCGGAACTACTTGCTCGCTCAGGTGAATCGGTAATGGGCTCACCGATGCTGCCCTGGATCATGAAGGTGGATTATCTCCTTGAGGTCATCTTGAACGCCTTGGCCGCCAGCCGACCAGAGACTGTCAACATTGCTCGCCTGACGGATGTCAATTTGAGTGGGGGAGGAGTGGGATTTGTGGCTTCACGGGACTTCATGAGTGGTGATCAGCTGATACTCAAGCTGTTTCTACCTCCGTTTACTCCGATTCAGACCACCGTCCGAGTCATCCGATCGGAGCCGTTGGCACAGGGCCAGGAGTTCATGATCGCGACGGAATTTATCGATCTCAAGCCCGATGATCAGGAGCATCTGATCCGCCACATTCTTCAAACGCAGGCGGAACGACTGCGATCGCGTCGAAAAGCCTCAACCTAA
- a CDS encoding P-loop NTPase has product MAPDSNRQQLTAMGHTISIASGKGGVGKSVVAANLALNLARNGKQVVLADLDIGGADAHVLFGHLHPTHTLTDFLTHRVERLDDVAQCLPIHRALRIIPGTGDTLATANMPYSQKKRLIRNFEEIDADVIIVDIGAGTSYHALDFFLMANHHVVVATPDPTSVLDLYRFIKLAAIRRVLSMFVMRNVMAEGLANRDYCSVEEVLEVAGKTDESGRTIAESTLRAFQPALVLNRVSGRARVNVPQLKKLLKEYVGGDLTLLGEIPEDPAMEQAVRAYTPVIHHAPSSPAATALTHIGETLLQLLSTPSTRAA; this is encoded by the coding sequence GTGGCACCCGACTCTAACCGGCAGCAACTGACCGCAATGGGACACACCATCTCTATCGCATCGGGGAAAGGTGGGGTTGGGAAAAGTGTCGTCGCAGCCAACCTCGCGCTGAACCTAGCGAGAAACGGCAAGCAAGTCGTGCTCGCGGATCTCGATATCGGAGGGGCAGACGCGCATGTGCTCTTCGGCCATCTCCATCCGACACACACTCTGACCGATTTTCTCACCCATCGAGTCGAACGGTTGGATGATGTCGCTCAATGCCTTCCCATTCATCGCGCCTTGCGGATTATTCCAGGAACCGGAGACACACTGGCTACGGCGAATATGCCCTATTCGCAGAAAAAACGACTCATCCGGAATTTTGAAGAAATCGATGCGGATGTGATCATTGTCGATATCGGAGCGGGTACCAGTTATCATGCACTCGATTTTTTTCTCATGGCCAACCATCATGTTGTCGTCGCGACCCCTGATCCGACCTCGGTCCTGGATCTCTACCGCTTTATCAAGCTGGCCGCCATTCGTCGTGTTCTCTCCATGTTTGTGATGCGCAATGTCATGGCGGAGGGACTTGCCAATCGAGATTACTGTAGCGTGGAGGAAGTTCTCGAGGTCGCAGGCAAGACCGACGAGTCAGGGCGAACGATCGCCGAATCGACCTTACGAGCTTTTCAGCCTGCCCTCGTCCTTAATCGCGTATCGGGACGTGCCCGCGTCAACGTGCCGCAGCTGAAAAAGTTACTCAAAGAATATGTCGGTGGTGACTTAACCCTACTGGGTGAGATTCCTGAAGATCCCGCGATGGAGCAAGCCGTACGCGCCTATACCCCGGTCATACACCATGCTCCGTCCTCTCCAGCTGCAACGGCCTTGACCCACATAGGGGAGACGCTGCTCCAGCTCCTGTCGACCCCTTCCACTCGGGCGGCCTAG
- a CDS encoding helix-turn-helix domain-containing protein has translation MNNDGSTSTGSELNGASTRDGEILTVMEVATFLRVPKSTVYKLARVGELPASKIGKHWRFLRRDIHEWMHSRSGKA, from the coding sequence ATGAATAACGATGGATCTACATCAACGGGGAGTGAGTTGAATGGGGCGTCCACACGGGACGGAGAAATCTTGACCGTGATGGAAGTCGCAACATTCCTCCGGGTGCCCAAATCCACTGTGTATAAACTCGCGAGGGTCGGCGAACTGCCGGCTTCGAAGATCGGCAAGCATTGGCGCTTTCTCCGCCGCGATATTCATGAGTGGATGCACAGTCGATCAGGCAAGGCGTGA
- a CDS encoding chemotaxis response regulator CheY, which produces MPADPNMKILVVDDMATMRRIVKNILKQLGFPHCDEAENGQEALQKLRSDTYGFVVSDWNMPVMTGIDMLRAIRADEKLKAIPVLMVTAEAQQSNLVEAVQAGVSNYIVKPFTAETMQEKLGKIFK; this is translated from the coding sequence ATGCCGGCCGATCCCAACATGAAAATTCTCGTCGTGGATGACATGGCCACGATGAGAAGAATCGTCAAAAATATCCTGAAGCAGCTGGGCTTTCCTCATTGTGACGAAGCAGAGAACGGACAGGAGGCGCTGCAAAAACTTCGGAGCGATACGTACGGATTCGTGGTCTCTGATTGGAACATGCCGGTGATGACGGGCATCGATATGCTTCGTGCCATCAGGGCGGACGAGAAACTCAAAGCCATCCCAGTGTTGATGGTCACGGCTGAAGCGCAACAGAGCAATCTGGTTGAGGCCGTCCAAGCCGGGGTGAGCAACTATATTGTGAAGCCCTTTACGGCAGAGACGATGCAAGAAAAGCTCGGCAAGATTTTCAAGTAG
- a CDS encoding protein phosphatase CheZ, translated as MGSRSAGGNVQQREQKLYEELGELARFVERAMKAISEASPGIISSSSQLPTASGHLSDLNKMTEEGTLEVMRLTELIQDNRDRIAKDLSAVVETLQAMDCLKLTERLEQVKTVMVEDGQHLTEIMTALSFQDLVAQRVKKLVTILDDVQSKLVELVVIFGIQQNGEPTGVDGTAGHLLKQLDESKKTAMKQQVADDILAQFGFK; from the coding sequence ATGGGTAGCAGAAGCGCGGGAGGGAACGTGCAACAGCGAGAGCAAAAACTCTATGAAGAGCTGGGCGAGCTGGCACGGTTCGTCGAGCGAGCGATGAAGGCGATTTCAGAGGCGAGCCCGGGGATCATATCCAGCAGCTCGCAGCTGCCGACGGCGTCTGGTCACCTCAGCGATCTGAATAAGATGACTGAAGAGGGGACTCTCGAAGTCATGCGTCTGACCGAACTCATTCAGGATAATCGGGATCGCATCGCGAAGGATCTGTCGGCGGTCGTGGAGACCTTACAGGCTATGGACTGCCTCAAACTGACAGAGCGCCTCGAGCAAGTGAAGACCGTGATGGTGGAGGACGGGCAGCACCTCACGGAGATCATGACCGCATTGTCCTTTCAAGACTTGGTCGCGCAACGAGTCAAAAAGCTGGTCACCATACTCGATGACGTGCAGAGCAAGTTGGTGGAACTGGTCGTCATCTTCGGGATTCAACAGAACGGGGAGCCCACGGGTGTGGACGGAACAGCGGGACACCTCCTGAAACAACTCGATGAATCCAAGAAGACGGCCATGAAGCAGCAAGTGGCCGACGATATTCTGGCGCAATTCGGGTTCAAATAG
- a CDS encoding flagellar motor protein — protein MDIATILGIVIALGSIIGGQILEGGHIGSIMQLTAFIIVIGGTFGAICIQNPLSVVIKAFGALSIAISGPHIDNKGTIKLILDLATISRKQGLLALEGKLKDIKDPFMKKGIQLIVDGTEPKAVHEILEIEVEHHEEQGVIAAKVWEAAGGYAPTVGIIGAVLGLIHVMENLADPSKLGGGIAVAFVATVYGVGAANLFFLPLANKIKLKLKEEAGARNLVIMGLIGLAQGENPRLLQEKLEGVLPHSERTKETKK, from the coding sequence ATGGATATTGCCACAATCCTCGGAATCGTGATTGCGCTGGGCTCCATTATCGGAGGCCAAATACTCGAAGGTGGGCACATCGGGTCGATCATGCAGCTCACCGCCTTCATCATCGTGATCGGCGGGACCTTCGGCGCCATTTGCATCCAAAATCCGTTATCGGTCGTCATCAAGGCGTTCGGCGCGCTGTCCATCGCAATCTCAGGACCGCATATCGACAATAAGGGAACGATTAAACTCATCTTGGATCTCGCGACGATCTCCCGGAAGCAAGGGTTGTTGGCGCTGGAAGGAAAGCTGAAAGACATTAAAGATCCGTTCATGAAAAAAGGCATTCAACTGATCGTCGACGGAACCGAACCGAAGGCCGTGCACGAGATTCTTGAGATCGAGGTGGAACATCATGAAGAGCAAGGCGTGATTGCCGCGAAAGTGTGGGAAGCAGCCGGTGGGTATGCACCGACCGTCGGCATTATCGGTGCGGTCCTTGGACTGATTCACGTGATGGAAAATCTGGCCGACCCCTCAAAGCTCGGCGGCGGTATCGCGGTGGCGTTTGTGGCCACGGTCTATGGCGTCGGCGCAGCCAACCTCTTTTTTCTCCCCCTCGCAAATAAGATCAAACTGAAGCTGAAAGAAGAGGCGGGGGCTCGTAACCTGGTCATTATGGGGCTCATCGGACTGGCTCAAGGTGAGAATCCACGGTTGCTCCAGGAAAAGTTAGAGGGGGTCTTGCCGCACAGCGAGCGGACAAAGGAGACGAAGAAGTGA